From a single Eleginops maclovinus isolate JMC-PN-2008 ecotype Puerto Natales chromosome 2, JC_Emac_rtc_rv5, whole genome shotgun sequence genomic region:
- the epx gene encoding eosinophil peroxidase yields MDAAFMVSFSLLGLALVLLSFPERVSLNRVFDNTSGTVYPGSVFVKEALQRAIELTDAAYARTSERVKKSLSEGALRPSDLLAQFKQIEARTRTQIRAAELLDNTVELIREMVYTHTMVQPDPKELLSDGDMEELLQVTGCSTELQRPGCDSDCLSERYRSITGECNNRQNPRWGAANIPYSRWLPAEYEDVWGMPRGWDSQHTYNNATLPPVRLVSQEVLFTHNDNISLDSALSHLLVEWGQWIDHDVVLTPQSPSTAAFRTGADCTRTCSRDTPCFPIQIPLSDPRNGVQSCMPFFRSSPSCVPSYRHREQLNAITSFVDASMVYGSSSSLASALRNSSCRLGSMTLNSQHSDQDLAYMPFLPRLQAHLDPCGPRNSSSSRVSDRSRGQENTTSCFQAGDSRANEHLGMIALHTLFLREHNRLVRELHLLNPHWSPDTLYQEARKIMGAIHQILTWEHYLPRVLGESTMSHLMPPYEGYDPEVDPSIANAFAAAAFRFAHVTVQPVVIRLGPGYTANSEHPPLALHHSLFASWRVVQEGGIDPVLRGLLLSPAKLQTPGQMMVEELTERLFQAQGGMPLDLGALNLQRGRDHGLPGYGSWRKSCNLSIPNTTSDLAELLGNSTLAHKLQLLYGTPHNIDVWVGAISEPALPGGRVGPLLSCLLARQFRALRDGDRFWWEAEGVFSSSQRRHLNAVSLSRIICDNSHITHVPADPFSRTERPEDMLPCSHPLISHLDLSPWKEPDADPSCGPIPRIQSGYSLLCGSVILFQCHSGFKLLGSSSVSCDPNSQQWRPAPPTCQDINECEDQTSVCPQSLECLNTPGSFICSDPSSLSVISVVAAVIVVIGSVAALIVIMFFYRRYFPKKEELVNAGCCQGKG; encoded by the exons atGGACGCAGCATTCATG gTGTCCTTCTCCCTGCTTGGACTGGCTCTTGTCCTGCTCTCCTTCCCTGAGCGTGTTTCTCTGAACAGAGTATTTGACAACACCTCAG GAACTGTGTATCCAGGATCTGTCTTTGTCAAGGAGGCTCTTCAGAGGGCCATCGAGCTGACTGATGCTGCTTACGCCCGCACAAGTGAAAG GGTGAAGAAGTCTCTGTCTGAAGGCGCTCTGAGGCCCAGTGACCTGCTGGCCCAGTTCAAACAGATTGAAGCCAGGACCAGGACTCAGATCCGAGCTGCGGAGCTGCTGGACAACACGGTGGAGCTGATCAGAGAGATGGTCTACACCCACACCATGGTGCAGCCCGACCCAAAGG AGCTGCTGAGTGACGGAGAcatggaggagctgctgcaggtgacCGGCTGCTCCACTGAGCTGCAGAGACCCGGCTGTGACTCCGACTGTCTGTCCGAGCGCTACAGGTCCATCACAGGAGAGTGCAACAACAG ACAGAATCCCAGATGGGGGGCTGCAAACATCCCATATTCTCGCTGGCTGCCTGCAGAGTATGAGGATGTGTGGGGGATGCCTAGAGGCTGGGACTCTCAGCACACCTACAATAACGCCACTCTGCCTCCG gtgCGGCTGGTATCTCAGGAGGTGCTGTTCACTCACAATGACAACATCTCTCTGGACTCCGCTCTGTCCCACCTGCTGGTGGAGTGGGGTCAGTGGATCGACCACGACGTGGTGCTGACGCCTCAGAGCCCCAGCACAGCCGCCTTCAGGACCGGAGCTGACTGCACACGCACCTGCAGCCGGGACACGCCCTGCTTCCCCATACAG ATCCCTCTGTCAGATCCACGCAACGGGGTCCAGAGTTGCATGCCTTTCTTCCGCTCTTCTCCCAGCTGTGTCCCGTCTTACCGCCACCGAGAGCAGCTCAACGCCATCACCTCCTTCGTGGATGCCAGCATGGTGTACGGCAGCTCCTCAAGCCTGGCCTCGGCTCTGAGAAACAGCTCCTGCCGTCTTGGCTCGATGACTCTCAACTCCCAGCACTCAGACCAGGATCTGGCCTACATGCCTTTCCTGCCGCGCCTGCAGGCTCACCTGGACCCCTGCGGCCCAAGAAACTCCTCCAGCTCTCGGGTATCAGACAGATCCAGGGGCCAGGAAAACACTACATCCTGCTTTCAAGCTG GTGATTCCAGAGCGAATGAGCACCTGGGTATGATCGCTCTGCACACACTGTTTCTGAGGGAGCACAACCGGCTGGTCAGAGAGCTGCACCTGCTCAACCCTCACTGGAGCCCTGACACACTCTACCAGGAGGCCCGCAAGATCATGGGAGCCATTCACCAG ATCCTCACATGGGAGCACTACCTGCCGCGGGTCCTCGGTGAGAGCACCATGTCTCATCTGATGCCTCCCTATGAGGGTTACGACCCTGAGGTGGATCCCAGCATCGCTAACGCCTTCGCTGCTGCCGCTTTCCGTTTTGCCCACGTCACCGTTCAGCCAGTGGTGATCAGGCTGGGTCCGGGATACACCGCTAACTCCGAGCATCCCCCGCTGGCACTGCATCATTCACTGTTTGCCTCCTGGAGGGTCGTGCAGGAAG GTGGTATAGATCCTGTGCTGCGTGGTCTGTTGCTGTCTCCAGCCAAGCTGCAAACTCCCGGGCAGATGATGGTGGAGGAGCTGACCGAGAGGCTGTTTCAGGCTCAGGGGGGGATGCCTCTGGACCTCGGTGCCCTTAACCTGCAGAGAGGCCGGGATCATGGCCTGCCTG GATACGGCTCATGGAGGAAGTCTTGCAACCTCTCCATTCCCAACACTACATCAGACCTGGCAGAACTTCTGGGAAACTCCACGTTGGCTCACAAACTGCAGCTCCTGTACGGGACGCCGCACAACATCGATGTGTGGGTGGGGGCAATCTCTGAGCCCGCTCTCCCTGGAGGAAGAGTCGGACCGCTGCTGTCCTGTCTCCTGGCGAGACAGTTCAGAGCGCTGAGAGACGGGGACAG GTTTTGGTGGGAGGCAGAGGGAGTGTTCAGCAGCTCCCAGAGGAGACACCTCAACGCTGTCTCTCTGTCCCGCATCATATGTGACAACAGCCACATCACTCACGTCCCCGCTGACCCGTTCTCACGGACCGAGAGGCCGGAGGACATGCTACCCTGTTCACACCCACTCATCTCCCACCTCGACCTCAGCCCGTGGAAAGAACCAGACGCAG ATCCCAGCTGTGGTCCCATACCCAGGATTCAGTCTGGCTACTCTCTTCTCTGTGGCTCTGTGATTCTGTTTCAGTGTCACTCTGGCTTCAAGCTGCTGGGATCTTCGTCTGTCAGCTGTGATCCGAACAGCCAGCAGTGGAGACCAGCACCCCCAACATGTCAAG ATATAAATGAATGTGAAGACCAAACTTCTGTCTGCCCACAAAGCCTGGAGTGTCTCAACACCCCAGGCTCCTTTATCTGCTCAG ATCCCTCCTCGCTGTCAGTCATCTCTGTCGTCGCTGCAGTGATAGTGGTGATTGGTAGTGTGGCTGCACTGATAGTGATCATGTTCTTTTATCGACG ATATTTCCCCAAGAAAGAAGAGTTGGTCAATGCTGGATGTTGCCAGGGGAAAGGTTAA
- the rab3il1 gene encoding LOW QUALITY PROTEIN: guanine nucleotide exchange factor for Rab-3A (The sequence of the model RefSeq protein was modified relative to this genomic sequence to represent the inferred CDS: inserted 1 base in 1 codon) — protein sequence MDAFEGIHSVQISSSPPPSTTASPGYEILKGRSGISVYSSTVFFGKPDVLGKPTARHKCSRDDEDGGCVVGRLVDLDPDPKSRVEGGGSAGPPLSRAHGVLSRHRSSSLEIKEKEIREKGSEILREQLDAAKKELKLKDKECERLSQVRIQLEQELEELTASLFEEAHKMVNEANVKQAGAEKQLKEAQGKIDVLQAEVTALKTLVLTSTPSSPNRQLHPQLQTSGTRGGYRHVGGHVRNKSASGAFPSVAGKPENTLLSIQPAAKEDREMDSVLYAEFLMWKENPSVERSSAFLSRIYREDIGPCLXFTKSELSQLVQSAVENNSLTIEPVAMSALPMVKASAVECGGPNGFRAAIETKCALSGMLRLCRHRIKLGDKGSYYYISPSSRARITAVCNFFTYIRYIQQGLVRHDAEQMFWEVMRLRREMTVAKLGFYLTDQG from the exons atggatGCTTTTGAGGGAATTCACAGCGTCCAGATTTCCTCTTCTCCACCACCTTCAACAACAGCCAGCCCAGGATATGAAATCCTCAAAGGGAGATCTGGAATATCAGTATATTCCTCTACCGTGTTTTTTGGGAAACCTGATGTCCTGGGAAAGCCAACCGCCAGACACAAGTGCAGCAGGGACGATGAGGATGGAGGATGTGTTGTTGGACG GTTGGTAGATCTGGATCCCGATCCGAAGTCCAGAGTGGAGGGAGGAGGCTCGGCTGGGCCCCCCTTATCCAGAGCCCATGGCGTCCTCTCCCGGCATCGTAGCTCGTCGCTGGAgatcaaagaaaaagaaatcagagaAAAGGGCTCTGAGATCCTCAGGGAACAGCTAGATGCTGCAAAGAAG GAACTGAAACTAAAGGACAAGGAGTGTGAGCGTCTGTCGCAGGTCAGGATTcagctggagcaggagctggaggagctgacTGCCAGTCTGTTCGAG GAAGCTCACAAGATGGTGAATGAAGCTAACGTCAAACAAGCAGGAGCAGAGAAACAACTGAAGGAGGCTCAGGGAAAG ATTGATGTTCTTCAAGCAGAGGTGACAGCGCTCAAGACCCTTGTGTTGACATCAACACCTTCTTCTCCAAACCGCCAGCTGCATCCTCAGCTGCAGACGTCAGGAACCAGGGGAGGGTACAGACACGTCGGGGGCCACGTTCGCAACAAAAGCGCAAGCGGGGCCTTTCCATCTGTAGCTGGAAAACCAGAAAACACCTTACTTTCCATTCAGCCTGCGGCCAAAGAGGACAGAGAG atggACTCCGTTCTGTATGCAGAGTTTTTGATGTGGAAGGAGAACCCGAGTGTGGAGCGCTCCTCTGCCTTCTTGAGTCGCATCTACAGAGAAGACATCGGACCCTGCC TCTTCACAAAGTCTGAG CTGTCGCAGCTGGTGCAGAGCGCAGTGGAAAACAACTCTCTGACCATCGAGCCGGTGGCCATGTCAGCGTTACCGATGGTAAAAGCCTCTGCTGTCGAGTGTGGCGGCCCAAA tggcTTTAGGGCAGCAATAGAGAC aAAATGTGCATTGAGCGGCATGTTGCGCCTCTGCAGACACCGCATTAAGCTCGGTGACAAAGGGAGCTACTATTACATCTCTCCCTCCAGCCGAGCACGG ATCACGGCTGTTTGCAATTTTTTTACTTATATCCGCTACATCCAGCAGGGCCTGGTGAGACATGATG CGGAGCAGATGTTCTGGGAGGTGATGCGTCTCCGCAGAGAGATGACTGTGGCTAAGTTAGGTTTCTACCTCACTGACCAGGGCTAG
- the best1 gene encoding bestrophin-2, with amino-acid sequence MTVTYSRRVADAGLGTFFHLLLRWKGSIYKLLYRELIIFTLLYYFFSIVYRFVLTDDQRRLFEKFSIYCDRYAELIPVSFVLGFYVTLVVSRWWGQFENVPWPDRLAALVGGHVRGDDEASRLTRRTLMRYANLSGVLIYRSVSTAVYKRFPTMEHVVQAGLMTSEELRHLEELRSPHNKFWVPCMWFVSLALRARTEGRINNDVALTAILTELNSLRAKCMKLYGYDWISLPLVYTQVATVAVYSFFLACLIGRQFLDPAQGYSGHDLDFYLPVFTLLQFFFYVGWLKVAEQLINPFGEDDDDFETNWLVDRNLQVSLLSVDEMYDSLPLVERDMYWNESEPQPPYTAASAEHRKPSFMGSALDISVPKEEMEFQSNLEQIKEHEEANYSTPLLGGLGRLLGVQSPNFPRSSRVSLLRRRPGAPLSRFPLYLHPENPSQSRHPFNREGDPDYAFSTMPLYERPGFYSCPQTPIHCVPPTLQRPRPARRNQNEWDRSCSSLAPPMAGSQLLPPDTPNHIPQPPSSAFPWLSGDGEMPTAPTFSFPDPPPQLCPISKIRPGQGLLSRRPPPPRLTLDTIHSADNHPGPQSARAAGNGAERVFSFTPPSRTAAANPNNPTSSSGSINATSTNSAGTTGSLCNGTSQTNFSNQGNFSTSMRASNGGTNGGLSNNMNAVSTSASAQQETNEQHSPNDSGISLAEGDLLGVLVDSGMNKAAGERED; translated from the exons ATGACCGTAACGTATTCGCGCAGGGTTGCTGATGCAGGTCTGGGGACCTTCTTTCATCTGCTCCTGCGATGGAAAGGCAGCATCTACAAACTGCTCTACAGAGAGCTCATCATCTTCACTCTTCTCTACTACTTCTTCAGTATTGTTTATAG GTTTGTGTTAACTGATGACCAGAGGAGGCTGTTTGAGAAGTTCTCAATATACTGTGACCGCTATGCAGAGCTCATCCCTGTGTCCTTCGTGCTCG GTTTCTATGTCACCCTGGTCGTGTCCCGTTGGTGGGGCCAGTTTGAGAACGTCCCCTGGCCAGACCGCCTGGCAGCATTAGTGGGCGGCCATGTGCGTGGAGACGACGAGGCCTCAAGGCTGACCCGACGAACTCTGATGCGATACGCCAACCTCTCTGGTGTGCTGATCTACCGCTCTGTCAGCACAGCCGTCTACAAGAGGTTCCCCACCATGGAGCACGTGGTGCAGGCAG GGTTGATGACGTCGGAGGAGCTCAGGCATCTGGAGGAACTGCGCTCTCCTCACAACAAGTTCTGGGTTCCCTGCATGTGGTTTGTCAGCCTGGCTCTGAGGGCTCGGACTGAGGGTCGCATCAACAACGACGTTGCACTCACAGCCATTCTCACT GAGTTGAATAGTTTACGGGCAAAGTGTATGAAGCTGTACGGCTACGACTGGATCAGCCTGCCTCTTGTCTATACTCAG GTGGCGACAGTGGCGGTCTACAGTTTCTTCCTGGCTTGTCTGATTGGCCGTCAGTTCTTGGATCCAGCTCAGGGTTACTCAGGTCACGATCTGGACTTCTATCTGCCTGTCTTCACCCTGCTGCAGTTTTTCTTCTATGTTGGTTGGCTGAAG GTGGCTGAGCAACTCATAAATCCTTTtggtgaagatgatgatgacTTTGAAACTAACTGGCTCGTTGATCGTAATTTACAG GTGTCCTTGCTGTCTGTGGATGAGATGTACGACAGCTTGCCGCTTGTTGAGAGGGATATGTACTGGAATGAGTCTGAACCTCAGCCTCCCTACACTGCTGCCAGTGCTGAACATCGCAAACCGTCCTTCATGGGCTCAGCACTAGACATCAG TGTTCCTAAGGAAGAGATGGAGTTTCAGTCCAATCTGGAGCAAATTAAAGAACACGAGGAAGCCAACTACTCAACCCCGCTGCTTGGAGGGCTGGGTCGTCTCCTCGGTGTCCAGTCTCCTAACTTCCCTCGCTCCTCCCGGGTCTCTCTGCTTCGCCGCCGTCCTGGAGCTCCTCTGAGCCGCTTCCCTCTGTACCTGCACCCAGAGAATCCTAGTCAGAGTCGTCATCCTTTCAATCGTGAGGGAGATCCAGACTATGCCTTCTCCACCATGCCCTTGTATGAGCGACCGGGTTTCTACAGCTGCCCACAAACTCCCATTCACTGCGTACCCCCAACACTGCAGCGCCCTCGACCTGCCCGGCGAAATCAGAACGAGTGGGACCGCAGCTGCAGCTCCCTCGCTCCTCCAATGGCGGGCTCACAGCTGCTGCCTCCAGACACTCCCAACCACATCCCCCAACCGCCATCCTCTGCTTTCCCCTGGCTCAGTGGTGATGGCGAGATGCCCACTGCCCCTACCTTCTCTTTCCCTGACCCTCCACCTCAACTCTGCCCCATATCCAAAATCAGACCCGGACAAGGCCTGCTGTCTCGCCGACCTCCACCTCCCCGCTTGACTCTGGATACCATCCACTCAGCTGACAACCATCCTGGACCTCAAAGTGCTCGGGCGGCCGGGAACGGAGCAGAAAGGGTGTTCTCATTCACTCCTCCCTCTCGCACAGCGGCAGCAAATCCCAATAATCCCACCAGCAGCTCTGGCAGCATTAACGCAACAAGCACCAATAGCGCTGGCACAACAGGAAGTCTTTGCAACGGTACAAGTCAAACTAATTTTAGCAACCAAGGGAACTTCAGCACCAGCATGAGGGCCAGCAACGGGGGTACCAACGGCGGGCTGAGCAACAACATGAACGCAGTTTCCACTTCAGCGTCAGCGCAGCAGGAAACCAATGAGCAACACTCACCCAATGATTCAGGAATATCATTGGCTGAAGGGGATCTGCTGGGCGTTCTGGTGGACAGTGGCATGAACAAAGcggcaggagagagagaggactga
- the fth1b gene encoding ferritin, heavy polypeptide 1b isoform X2, producing the protein MSSQIRQNFHQDCEAAINRQINLELYASYVYLSMSKEERGHAEKLMSLQNQRGGTIFLQDIRKPDRDEWGSGLEALDCCLQLEKSVNQSLLDLQKMATDHNDPHLCDFIETHFLDEQVKSIKQLGDWISNLRHMGAPQSGMAEYLFDKHTMATEES; encoded by the exons ATGAGTTCACAAATCCGACAAAACTTCCACCAGGACTGTGAGGCTGCTATTAACAGGCAAATAAACCTGGAGCTATATGCCTCCTATGTTTATCTCTCTATG TCTAAAGAGGAGCGGGGGCATGCTGAAAAGCTGATGAGTCTGCAGAACCAGCGAGGAGGCACAATTTTTCTGCAGGACATCAGG AAACCTGATAGAGATGAGTGGGGAAGTGGCCTGGAGGCTTTGGATTGTTGCTTGCAGCTGGAGAAAAGTGTAAACCAATCCCTGCTGGACCTGCAGAAAATGGCGACTGACCACAATGATCCTCAT ttGTGTGACtttatagaaacacattttctggatGAGCAAGTGAAATCCATCAAGCAGCTGGGCGACTGGATATCCAACTTGCGCCATATGGGAGCGCCTCAGAGCGGCATGGCTGAGTACCTCTTTGACAAACATACAATGGCTACAGAAGAAAGCTAG
- the fth1b gene encoding ferritin, heavy polypeptide 1b isoform X1, translating into MSSQIRQNFHQDCEAAINRQINLELYASYVYLSMAYYFDRDDKSLPNFVKFFHTQSKEERGHAEKLMSLQNQRGGTIFLQDIRKPDRDEWGSGLEALDCCLQLEKSVNQSLLDLQKMATDHNDPHLCDFIETHFLDEQVKSIKQLGDWISNLRHMGAPQSGMAEYLFDKHTMATEES; encoded by the exons ATGAGTTCACAAATCCGACAAAACTTCCACCAGGACTGTGAGGCTGCTATTAACAGGCAAATAAACCTGGAGCTATATGCCTCCTATGTTTATCTCTCTATG GCATACTATTTTGATAGGGATGATAAATCCCTACCAAATTTTGTAAAGTTTTTCCACACACAGTCTAAAGAGGAGCGGGGGCATGCTGAAAAGCTGATGAGTCTGCAGAACCAGCGAGGAGGCACAATTTTTCTGCAGGACATCAGG AAACCTGATAGAGATGAGTGGGGAAGTGGCCTGGAGGCTTTGGATTGTTGCTTGCAGCTGGAGAAAAGTGTAAACCAATCCCTGCTGGACCTGCAGAAAATGGCGACTGACCACAATGATCCTCAT ttGTGTGACtttatagaaacacattttctggatGAGCAAGTGAAATCCATCAAGCAGCTGGGCGACTGGATATCCAACTTGCGCCATATGGGAGCGCCTCAGAGCGGCATGGCTGAGTACCTCTTTGACAAACATACAATGGCTACAGAAGAAAGCTAG